Genomic DNA from Bosea sp. (in: a-proteobacteria):
TGATGTCGCGGCGGTCATCGCGATGGCGGCGATCGACAAGGCGTCACCTTCTCCGACAGTGACGACCGCGCAAGCGATGACATGCCCTGCGCCACGCGGTCCGGTCATCAGACCCGTGATGCGTTCGAGCGCATCGAGAAACGGTTTCTGGACGTCAGGTTTCAGGGCGAAGCGGCGCTGGGGCAGATGCTTGAAGGTGAGCTGGCAGTCACCAGCCCTCCCAGCATGGGCCTCTCCCGCGTCGATATCCTTCAACTCGGCGAACAGCAGGATCGACCGCTTCTCGATCCCTGCCTTGCGCTCGATGGCTCGCCAGTCACGAAACAGCTCGTCCCTATGTTCCGGACTGAAGATGCGCGGCGCGAAGCTGAAGGCGGCAAGATCGCGATAGCGCGAGGTCGCCTGAGCCCGCATCGTCTCGAGAATGCGGCCACGCATGACGTTCCAGCTGCGCTTGCCATGCAGCCCCTTGTGCATCTTGTTGAGTTCGGCCGTCTCCAGTACATGGTGGAGGAAGCCGAGCAGCGACAGGCGCTCGTAGCTCTTGCGCGGCTGCGGTTTATCACCCGGCTTGACGATCTCATCGGTCGAAGTGGCCTTCTCCTTGTGTGACAGTGGAAAAGCCAGGCGCAACCTGTGGTGGGCCCCGTCATCGTCGGTGCGGATCGCGCCACCGAGATGATCGGAACGGCCCGACAGGGCCT
This window encodes:
- a CDS encoding DUF1173 domain-containing protein; the encoded protein is MAEYEIDNRAYAEGDPELAAALKAAHGAGARPHCLCRPFTAKPPMVIEHRKSDGQDAYVLRRMPGRGHQHAPACKHYEAPEALSGRSDHLGGAIRTDDDGAHHRLRLAFPLSHKEKATSTDEIVKPGDKPQPRKSYERLSLLGFLHHVLETAELNKMHKGLHGKRSWNVMRGRILETMRAQATSRYRDLAAFSFAPRIFSPEHRDELFRDWRAIERKAGIEKRSILLFAELKDIDAGEAHAGRAGDCQLTFKHLPQRRFALKPDVQKPFLDALERITGLMTGPRGAGHVIACAVVTVGEGDALSIAAIAMTAATSHWIPFGSMAEYRLLAACDEQDRSYLKCLDYGQDQPVASLLLTDTGDSGTAVFLIDEQPTDTQALAMKALEDKGIPVWRCDMSEGRPALPPRGLQTRPPPADRLERTAP